The DNA window GCGCATCGAGAAACGCCTCGCGCGGGCCCGCGAGGAGATCCGCGAGGCGCACGAGTTCCGCTACGTGGTCGTGAACGACGATCTCGACAAGGCCGTGGAGGGCCTGCACGCCATTCAGGTGGCCGAACGCGCCCGGCAGGTCCCGGAGAACGAGTGGACGGCCGAAGACCGCGCCGCGCGCCTGCGGGCGGACACGCTGCGCTCCTACGCCCTGAGCGACGCTGACCTGCACCGCGTCGTGGAGTCCTGAGGCCCCGGCCGTGCCGCTGACCCTGATGCAGGGCGACATCGCCGCGCAGCGCGCAGACGTGATCGTCACGGCCGCCAACGCGCAGCTTGCAGGGGGCGGGGGCGTGGACGGCGTGATCCACCGCGCCGCCGGGCCGGACCTGCTGCGCGCCATCCGCGCGCTGGGCGGAACGCCCACCGGCACGGCCGTGCTCACCCCGGCGTTCGGGCTGGAGCGTCAGGGCGTGCGGGCCGTGGTCCACGCGGTCGGGCCGATCTGGCGCGGTGGACACGCCGGCGAGGCCGATCTGCTGGCGGGCGCGTACCGCCGCAGCGTGGAACTCGCCGTGCAGGCCGGCCACCACTCCATCGCCTTCCCGGCGATCAGCACCGGCGTGTACGGCTACCCGCTGGAGCGGGCGGCCGACGTGACCCTGCGCACCCTGCGCGCCGCCGTGGCCGAGCATCCGGAACTGGACATCCGCGTCGTGCTGTATGACCGCGGCACGCTGAACGTCTTTGAGCGCGCGCTGGTACGGCTGGACTCCGGTCCGGGTGCATAAGTTGACGGGAGCGCATATCGCGCTATCTTCTTTGCATCACCGCCCGGAAGGGCGGATTTTTTTGTGCCATGACCTCCGGCCGCCCATGTATGCAGCCCCCTTTCGGACGGAGCCGCCGCGAAGCTGTCCAGAACGCTGTTTTCTGCGTTCCCTGCATGACATTGACATCGCCCGCATTCCACGCTATCTTTTCCCTATCACCGCCGAAGAGGGCGGGTTTTTTCTTTTGGGTCTCCGGCGTCAGCGTTAAGGCGTCCTGAGATGGCCACCATCCACCGCACGCTCCCCGCGCGCAAGCTGGAGCCATGAGCGACGACCAGAAGACCGGCTATGATCCCGCCAATACCTCGCCCGCCGAGGGGCAGAGCCGGCCCATCCCCGAGGCGGACCGCGGCAAGGACCCGAACATCGACCCCGCCGCGAAATCGGAACCGGCCGAGGGCGGCCGCGACGAGGTCGAGGACACCCAGACCGGGCACTGAGGCGTGACGGCCGACGTGGCGCTGAACGTGGCCCGCCCGGAGCCGGAGCGGGCCGACCTGCTCGTGTGGGTGAAGAACACGCTGCGCCCCGAGTACGGCGAGCGGCCGCTGTCTCCGCGCCGTGACCCGATGCACGAGCTGGTCAGCACCATCCTGTCGCAGCGCACCACCCACGCCGACGAGGAGGCCGCGTACCACGAGCTGCGCGGGCTGGGCGACTGGGACGCGATCATCGCCGCGCCGGTGGAGACGGTCGCTCACGCGATCCGCCGCAGCAACTACCCCGAGAGCAAGGCCCCGCGCATCCAGCAGGCCCTGGTGGCCCTGCGCGACTCGCCCGGCGGCTACGACCTGGATTTCCTGCGCGAGCTCCCGGTCAAGGACGCCCTGAAGTTCCTGACGGACCTGCCCGGCGTGGGGATCAAGACCGCAAGTTTGGTGTTGCTGTTCAACTACGCGCGGCCGGTGTTCCCGGTGGACACGCACGTCCACCGCGTCACCACCCGCGTGGGCGCCATCCCGAAGATGGGCGAGCAGGCCGCGCACCGCGCGCTGCTGAAGCTGCTCCCGCCCGATCCGCCCTTCCTGTACGAGCTGCACGTCAACCTGCTGCGGCACGGGCAGAGGGTGTGCTCGTGGACAGCCCCGAAATGTGGCGTGTGCGTGCTGCGGGAGCGCTGCGACGCCTACGCCGTTTACGACGGCCGGGTGCCGAGCTGGAAGGCCTGAGGAACGCTCAGCCCCGTTCGCGTTCGCGCAGCACGAGCTGGATCAGGCCCAGGAGCACGAGTTCGTCGTCGGCGTCCTGCCGGGGCGACAGTTCCTCAATGGTGAAGCGCCGCGAGAAGACCGAGCGCTTCTTGTGCACCCGGTACGCGGGCTGCCCGGCCCCGTCCGTGACGGTGTACGTGGGATTCACCAGATAGTCGAAGCCCATGGCGATGAAGTCCCCGACGAACGGAATGACGTCCAGCAGCCCCTCGATCACGCCCAGCCACGGATGGTCGTCGCGGACGGTGAAGCGCACCTCGTCCGCCGGGCCCAGCAGGTCGTAGGCTGCGCCCCACAGCGTCCGCAGACCCTGGGCGCGCAGTGACCCGACGGCCGCGCCGTCCGCTCGGGTGATGAAGCGCTGCGCCTTCCAGTCGAGCGCTCCGGCGAGCAGACCACGCGCCTTCATGGTGTGCGTCTGCGTGCGGCGGGCCTCGTCGGCGTAGACGCGCACCTCGTCGCGGACGCTGAAGGTCTTCTCCTTCACCACCGCGACCAGCGTGTCGTGGGCGTCGTGGACGCGCAGTTCGGTGAGCAGGCTGAACCGGAAATCCAGTGTCAGGGGGAAGGAAAGGGGCATGGGGCCTGGTACGGGCTCAGGTCGGATCCGGTTCCCACACATCCAGCCGCGTGCCCGGTGTGACGCCCGCCCCCTGGGCCCATACCTGCGCGGGCTGCACCCGGCGCGCCTCGGGCTGCACGGTTCGGACGCGCACGGCGCCGCTCCGGGCGGCCACCGTCAGGCCCGCGTCGTCCACGTGCAGCACCTCGCCAGGGGTGCCCGCGCCGTCCACGGCGTCCAGCCCACCCAGCTTCAGTCGGGCGCCGTTCAGGAATGCGGTCGTCTGCGGCCACGCGGCCACACCCCGCGCGCGGTTCACGATCTGCGGTGCGCTGTCGGTCCAGCGCACGAACCCGTCTTCCTTGACCAGCATGGGCGCGTGGGTGGCCCGCGCGTCGTCCTGCGGGGTGGGCGTCAGGGCATCCAGCCGCGACAGGGCGTCCACGATCAGGCGCGCAGCCTGAACGCCCAGCGCGTCCGCGAGTTCCACGCTCGTCCACGCGGGGTCGATGGGCAGTTCCTCCTGCAAGAGGATCGGGCCGGTGTCCATGCCGGGATCGGTCTGCATGATGGTCGTCCCGGTGACCGTCTCGCCGCCGATCAGCGCCCACTGGATCGGCGCGGCGCCCCGGTACGCGGGCAGCAGGCTGGTGTGCGTGTTCAGGAAGCCGTACTCCGGCACGGCCAGCAGGGACGCCGGCAGGATCTTGCCGTAGGCGCAGGTCACGGCCACGTCCGCGCCGCAGTCCCGCAGGGTGGCCTCGAACGCCACGTTGCCGCGCAGCTTCCGCGGCTGGGCCAGGGGCAGGCCGAGCGCCGCCGCGTGCGCCGCGACGGGCGGCGGCGTGAGCTTCAGGCCGCGGCCCACCGGCTTGTCCGGCTGCGCCACGACCAGCACCACCTCGAAGGCCGCGCGGACCGCGTCCAGCACCGGCAGCGCGAAGGCGGGCGACCCGAAGAACGCGACCGTCGGGCGCGGGGCGGTCAAAGGTTCTCTTCGACGCTGTGCGCCTGCTCGCGCCGCACGAGTTCGTTCAGGAACGCCTTGGACTTCTGCTGGATGGCCAGCAGTTCCTTGCGGTAGTCCTCCGTGACCTCGGCGGGCAGGCGGTCGAGGAACAGCACGCCGTCCAGGTGGTCGGTCTCGTGCTGGAACACCCGCGCCAGGTAATCGTCGGCCTCCAGCACCCTGGCTGCGCCGTCCAGGTCGGTGTAGCTGACCTGCACCGCCCGGGCGCGCGCCACTCCTTCCTCGTAGATGCCGGGAATGCTCAGGCAGCCCTCCTGATACGACTTGTCCTTCTTCTTGTCGATGACCTTCAGCACCGGATTGATCATCACGAAGTCCCGCAGCACCCGCGAGCGCAGCGGCCGCTCCTGGCCCTCGTTCTCTTCCTCGTCGTCCTCGTACTCCACGGCGACGAACATCCGCACTGGCAGCCCGATCTGCGGCGCGGCCAGACCCACGCCGCGCGCCTCGAACATCGTCTCCAGCATGGTCTGAGCCACCTGACGCACCTCCTGCGGGCCGAACCCGGGTACGGTCAGCGTGTCGGTCACGCGCAGGGGCTTGGCTTTGCGGCGCAGCACGGGATCACCGTACAGGCGCAGCGGATACACGCGGGGGGCAGGGTCACTCACACTGTCCCCAGTTTTACCAGACCCCGACCGGAACGCCCAGGAGCCTTCGCGCCATTCTCACGTCCGCCGCACGGCGCCCCCGTAGGGTCGAAGCACATCAGGAGGACACCGATGCCCACAGCCCGCCTTGCCCTGCTCGTGACCGCCGCTCTGCTCCTCGCCCCGGCCGCCGCCGCCCAGAGCACCACGCCCGCCCCGCCGGACCCGGCCGCCACGCCCGCACCCAGTCCCGACGCCGCCACCGCCGCGTCGCAGGCCCGCACCCTGGCGCAGCAGGCGCGCGCCGCGTACCCCAAGGGCAGCGCGAACATCGACCAGACGCTGTGGAAACAGGCCGCCGCCGCCGCCGAGGCTGCCGTGGCCGCCGCCCCGCAGAACACCGAGTACCTGCGCCTGCGCGCTCAGATCTACACCGAGGTCAGTTTCTGGAAGCAGGCCGAGCGCGCGTGGAACGCCCTGTTCGTGGTGCAGGCCCCCACGCCCGGCGGGGACGACGTGAAGGCCGCCGCGACCGTGCAGTACAACCTGGGGTACAGCGCGTACACCCTGAACCAGCCCGCGCAGGCCGCCGCCGCCTTCAAGACCTGCCTGGAGTACGACCCGCAGAACCTGCCGTGCCTCACGTGGAGCGCCCGCACCGCGCTCGAGGGCGGCAACTACACCCAGGCGACCGCGCTGTACGACCGCGCGCTGGCCCTCGCCCCGGCCGACAAGACGCTGTCGTACTTCCGTGGACTGGCCCAGGGCGCCGGGCGCTACGGCCCCGCGGCCGTCCGCGCCTTCAGCCGCGCGTACGGCGACCGCGACAACGGCCGCAAGCCCGAGGCCCTTGCCGGTTTCCAGGAGGCCGCCCGCAACGCCCCGAACTTCACCGAGGCGTGGCGCGAGGCCGGCCGCCTGGCGCTGGACCTGAACGACGCGCCCGCCGCCCTGGCCGCCTTCCAGGGGGCCGCCGCCCTGCCCGGCGCGAGCGCCGCGGACAAGTACAACCTCGCCCTGGCGCAGGAGGCGGCGCAGTACGGCCTCGGCGCGGTGCAGGCCTTCCGCGCCGCGTACGCGAAATACACGGCGGGTGACAAGACGGCGGCCGCCACCGGCTTCCAGGACGCGGCGACTCAGAACCCCCAGTACGCCAAGGCCTGGTCCTGGCTGGGCCGCGTGCGATACGAGGCGAAGGACTACCCCGGCGCGGTGGAGGCCTACGGCAAGGCGGTCGCCCTCGACCCGAACGACAAGTCCAGCGCGTATTACCTGCGTCTCGCCCAGGCCGGTAAGTAGGCGCGGTCGCCCGACGGGGCGTGCTGTTCCAGCCGCCCACGCCACGGAACAGGAGTTATCCACACCCCGGTGCAGGAAGGGGTGTGGATAACTCTGCGGGGGTGTGGATAAGTCCGCGAGCTGGAGCCGATGATGGGCTGGGATTGCCCTCAATATCCTGTCCGGCACGTCAAAAACCGAAGAACTGACGTCGCTCTGACAGACCGAGCTGAGAACGGGACTTATCCACAGCCGCTTGTGGATAAGTCCCGGCCGTCCTTCTTTATGGCTGCCGCGCGCTTACTCCGGCCCGACGGTCACGCCGTTCGACCCGAGCAGGCCCTCCCAGTCCGTCACCGCCTGGGTGATGATGTCCGGGTTGCTGCGGGTGATGCTCTCGTCAAGCGGTGCGATCCGCGTGTTGCCGGACTGCTGGGCCAGCGGCTTGCCCTGCGACGTCGTGGCGATGTACAGGTCGCTGCGCTGGTCCGGGCGGCCCGGCGTGGGCTGCCCGAAGCCCACCGTGTTGCCCGTCACCGTGTTGCTGTTCAGGTTCACGCCGAGCTGGCTGCAGTTCCTGGCCCAGCGGACATAGATTCCGTTGTCTGCGCCGCCTGCGTGCCGGCCGTCCGGCAGCAGGCCGGTGCCCAGTACGCGGTTGTCGTGGATGGCGACCGCCTCGCCGTTCGCGATGGCGATGCCGTGGTTGCTGGTCTCCAGCACCGTGTTGTTGCCGATGTCCACGTGGCGGGACACGCACCCGTCCGTGATGATTCCGCCGCCGCTGTAGCCCTCCAGATCCGCCGGGTACGCATACGCGCCGCGGATCAGATTGTGGTGGATGCGGATCGGGTGGCCGGGCGTGCCGCTGGACTCGTAGATGCTGATGTTGTCCTCCACGCGGCTGTAGCCGGGCTCGTTCTCCACGCGGTTCCACGCGATCTCGGCGTCCGGGGTGCTCCGCACGGCGTTGAGCTGCACGAACTGCACCCGGAAGAACTTGTCCTGCGTGTCGGACGGCCCGGGAATCAGCCAGCCGCCCTTGCCGTCGCTGCGCCGCCCGTCGATGTTCAGGGCGCGGTTGCGCACGATGCTCAGGCGTCCCAGCGTGCCGTTCTCCCCACCCTGGATGTAGATGCCGCTGGTGCCCTTCATGAAGTCGTTCTGGACGGTCAGGCTGGCAGGGGCCTGGATGTGCAGGAACCGGCCCGGCACGCCCATGCGCTCGTCCGGGTTCAGGCCGTAGCCGCGGCAGTTCTGCACGGTCACGTTCGACCCAACTGTGAATTCCCCGTTCATGCGGGTGCTGATCAGGTGACCGCGCCCGGCCACCACACAGTTCTTGATCACGACCGGCTGTGTGGTGCTGATCTTGATGGCTGGGACGTCCAGGGCGTCGCTGCGGTAATTGCCGGTGATGGTCAGCGTGCCGCTGCCGTACGGCATGACCTCGATAGGCGCCTGGTACACCACGCAGCCGTCCACCTTCGCGTCCGCCCAGTCGGCGTGGGTCCCGCCGGCCCCCTCCGCGACCAGCTGGAGGGTCTCGCCGCCCTCCACGTTCACGTTCACGGCTTTCGACGCCCCGGCGCGCAGCGAACCGGAATCGAACATCGGGCGGCCGTCCACGAACACCTTGAAGGTGGCTGCACCGCTCGCGCCGGAATCGTCGTCGATGCCCACCTGCGCCGTGAACGAGCGGCACTGCGCGCCGAGGTTGTACTCCAGCGTGGAGGGTGCGCTCACGCCCAGGCCGCGCGGGTACGCCACGCCGGCCACCGTCAGGCCCGCTCCGCCGGCGCTGCGGTCCTTGCCGAAGGTGGCCCTGCCGGTGGGTTTCACGCTGCTCAGGACGGTCGTTCCGGCCGTCATGGACTGGGAGGTCAGGAAGCCGTCGGCGCTGCCGCTGCGGCCTCCGTTCAGGGTGCACGCGGTCAGGGTCAGGAGCAGCGCGCTGCCGGGAGCCAGCAGCGCTGGGTGGGGGAGTGCAGAGCGTGTCTTCATGCAGAGACCTCGAAAGGCACGGTAGAGGTGGGAGGGACGTGGTCCGGCCGCCCAGAACGCCCGCGGGTGGCTGGGCCCAGGGTAGGGAAGTGCCGCCGGTTGTGCTGGAGAACCGTACTTTATGGCCCGCAGATCAAGGAACCATGAGCCCCTTTGGCCGCGCCGGGCCATGGCGTGTGCAGCGGGTGAGGCCGGCTGATCGCGGGCCGGTCATACCGGGAGGCCACTAACGCGGGGGCGCTACCTTGACGGCATGACGACTTCCCGGAGAACCATCCTCGTCGCCAACGACGACGGCATCTTCAGCCCCGGCATCAAGGCGCTGGGCCTCGCCATGGCCGCCCTGCCCGATGTGGACGTGGTGGTGGTCGCTCCGGACGTCGAGCAGTCCGCCGTCGGGCACGGCATCACCATCCGCCGCCCGCTGCGCTTCAAGCACACTGCCAGCGCGGGCTTCGGCGACATTCCCGCGTACCGGGTGGACGGCACCCCTGCCGACTGCGTGGTGCTGGCCGTGCATCTGCTCGGACGCCCCGACCTGATCGTGAGCGGCATCAACCTCGGTCCCAATCTGGGAGACGACCTCACGCATTCCGGGACGGTCGCGGCGGCCATCGAGGGTCTCGCGCTGGGCATTCCTGCCATCGCCCTGAGCCAGCAGGGGAGCCAGGACGGCGAGTACGCCTTCGCCGCGAGCGCTGCGTACGCCGCCCGTCTGGCCGCCGAGGTGCTGGAACGCGGCCTGCCGCCCCGCACGCTCCTGAACGTCAACTTTCCCCGCTCTGCACCCACCGGCGTGCGCGTCACGCGGGTGGGTGAGCACCGCTGGGAGGACACCATCGTCACCCGCCACGACCCCGAGGGCCGCGAGTACCACTGGGTGGCCGGCACCAGCACCGCTCCGGACCGCGACGACCCGGACACCGATTACGGCGCCGTGCAGGCCGGCATGATCAGCGTCACGCCCGTGCGTCTCGACCTGACCGCCCGCGACCTGATGGGCGAGGTCAATTCCTACCTGCCCGGCGTGTAATCAGGGCTGCACGACCTTCACCTGGTCGGCGGGAATGGGCGTCAGGGTCAGGCGGCGCAGGTCGCTGCCGTCAATGCGTGAGATCAGGATGGCCCGCTGACGCTGCTGAGTGGCCCGGTGCAGCTCAGACACGCTGGCCACGATCACTGGGACGCCCTGACCCTCACCGGACAGGACAGTCGTGGGCACCCGCCCATGGACTGTGGTCTGTACGGACAACAGATAGCGCGGTGCTAGTCCACCGAGCATGCAATCGCAGAAAAAGTTGCGGTTATCGAGGACCGCGTAGCGAGTGCCGTCCGTCGCGCCTGTCTCAAAGGCGAGGTAAGAATTGGGATCTTTCAGGTTCGAGGACGTGAACGACAGCTCGTGACCGACAGCCTGCGTGACCGGTGCCACCAGCGCGGCCGTGTACAGGTCGTTGGCGGCCACGGGAGCAGATGGTGTGCCCAGGGTCAGGGAGGCTGGGCCAACCCTGAGCACAGGCTGGAGCGTGCCGGACAGTCGAAGTGGCGTATCTGTACTGTTGTCCAGAATCATCAGCAGTGAGAAGACGTCCACGTACTTCTCGCCCTTCACCCACCGGGCACTCTGGGTGAAATCAACAAGCTGAGCGTCCGTGTGACCTGGGAATGTCAGGTGATACAGGCTCCCTGGGAGCTGCTCCACTTTCACGCCACCGGCGCGAAGGGACACCCAGATATCCGCCACGCGCAGAAGCTGATTGCCGGGTGTGGGCGAACGTTTCAGGCAGTCCGCGATCAACTTTCCGCGTTCGCCCGGATGTGAGAGCTGCTGCCGAACCTGCTGGGCAGACGTCTGCGGGAGGAGCTTCAGGTAATCCTCGTCGAATGCGCAGAGTCGAAGCTGAGGATCGGGAATGGCCCGAATGCCGTTCACCTGCGCGACTGCCTGCAAGCCGAGCAGACCTGCCACCCCAAGGAGCAGCGTCGTACGCACCACCTGCGGCCCCGTATGGACGATCCCCAACTCGCGGGCTATGACGGCGGGACTGCCGAGGTCACGCAGCGCGGCGCGCTCCGCTTCTATCTCACTCAGTCCGCACAGCCGGTGGCGGTAGACCTTATCCTCGATGGCGCCGCGCAGCTCGGTCATGACGTCTCGCCTCTTCTGGCCCCAGAGCCCACGGGTGGCCCGTCTCAGGTAGCGCTCGGTAGGGTTCATCGGTTCCCCTTTGCCAGGAACGCCAACTGCGCGGCGGGCACCTGGACCAGCGTCACGTGGCGCAGGTCATCGGCATTCACGCGGTACACCATCACGGCGTTCTCCTTGCGTGCCGTTGCGGCATTGAGTTCCGCGAGCGTCGTGACCAGTCGGGGGGCCGGTGTGATGGTCTGGAAGGCGATGGGAACACTGCCGTTCACGCGTGCCCGCACCATGAGCCATTCCGCCGAGTTGCCCTTGATGCGCTCGAAGTTCTGGATCACCGCAAACAGCTCCCCATCCCGGCCGCGCACGGTCAAGCGCGGCGCCGAGGTGGGCGCCGTGGGTGAGTCAGGGGCATAGGCCAGTTCAGCTGGTCGGGGCAGGTTGATGCCCCCCAGTCTGCGCAGGATCACGCCGGCCACCACATTGGTCGCGGTGATCGGAGCCTCCTCCGACCCGAGCCGGAGCTTGACGGCACCCACCTGCAAGACCGGATTCCGGGTACCAGTGAGGTGCAGTGGCTCTCTGGTGGCGAAGCTCAGGAATGCGATCAGGTCACCCAAGCCGATATACCGCTCCCCACCGATGTCGGTCGTCTGATACAGCGCGCCTTGGGTCAGGCCTGTGTGGACGATCAGCGGCGTGGTCGAGGTCGCCGAGGTGTAGTCCGTCTGATCCCCGACATTGATGCTGCCCGCTGTCAGGGCGGCCAGAACATCCTTGACCCTGAGCACGGTATGGGCACCAGACTGGGCGGCATCTCGTCGGCACGAGGTCAGGAACCCGGCGGGGCCACCCTTCCGGGCCACGATGCGCTGGAATCTGGAGCGGTCGGCCGCACTGAGGGTCTGCAGGTCAGCGCCGCTGGGATAACTGCAGATGTCACGAAACGCCTGGGGCAGGACGGTCGAACGGATGGGGGTGGTCTGCGCGACGGCCTGGAGACCCAACAGGCCAGCGATGCCGAGCAGGAGGGTCATCCGGGCAACTTGAGGCGCCGTGTGCACTGCAGTCAGATCACGGGCGATCACGACCGGATTTCCGAGATCACGCAGCGCGGCGCGCTCCGCTTCGCTCTCACTCAGGCCCCACAGCCGGTGGCGGTAGATCTTGTCCTCGATGGCGCCGCGCAGTTCGGTCATGACGTCGCGCTTCTTCTGGCCCCACAGCCCACGGGTCGCCTGCCGCAGGTACCGCTCGGTGGCCTTCACGCCTTCCCGCCGATCACGCCCCGCACGGCTCCGCTGAACTGCTCATACCGCTCGCGCTGCACCCTCAGTTCTTCCTTGCCACTGGGCGTCAGGGTGTACACCTTCACCGGGCTGCCTCCACGGGGCAGGAGCTGGAACTCGCCGGTGATGAAGCCCTGCTTTTCCAGGCGGTGGAGGGCCGGGTAGAGGGTGCCTTCGCGCAGGGCGAAGTAGCCGTCCGTGGCGGCCTGGACGTCGGCGATGATCTGGCCGCCGTAGCGGGGGCCGGTGTCGAGGGTGGCGAGCAGGAGGAGGTCAAGGTGGCCTTTGAGCTGCTGGGCATCCATGGCAGAGCCTTTGCGGCCGTGCGAGTGTCACAGCCTTGCTTTCCGAGGTAGGAGCATCGTAAGGCAAGGGGCATCGGATTGCAAGGTCGCTCGGAGGGGAGCCTGGTGCTGTGCATCCCATCTGTTCAAGACTCCTGACCACCGCAGGTGTGGTGCACGTCAGATGAGGCCGGCCCTCAGCGGCTGTCCACCGTCTCGAAGGTCCAGCCGCGCAGGCCCGGCGCGAGGTCGAGGGAAGGCACGCGGCCCTCCCAGCGGCTCATGACCAGGTACAGGCCAGGCTGCGCCTCGGACCACAGCAGTTCGGCGCTGACGAAGCCCGGCTGGCGCGGCAGGGTGTCCAGGAAGCGGCGCAGGGTCGCCAGGGCGTCGTCGCCCCGGCCCTCGGCATAGTGCACGTGGGAAGCCATGCGGGGCAGGCTAGTGCACCGGCCCGCGCGCGGCGCTCAGTACAGGCTCAGGGGATCTTTCGGATCCCAGCGCAGGTACGTGCCGAAGTGCAGGTGCGGCCCGGTGCTGCGCCCGGTGTTGCCCACGCGCCCGATGGGCTGCCCGCGCACGACCAGTTCACCGGCCTTCACAAGGTTCGCGCTGAGGTGGGCATAGCGCGTGATCCACCCGTCCGGATGCTCCATCACGACGGTCCAGCCCCAGCCGCGCTCGAAGTCCGGCCGCGACTCCAGCACGCGCCCCGAGCGTGCCGCGCGCACCACGGTGCCCACCGGCGCGACGATGTCCACGCCGTAGTGCGTTTCCTCGTGGCCCTCCAGGGTGCGCTCGCCGAAGCCGCTGCTGACCACGTGGTAGCCCTCCAGCGGCCACAGCCACCCGCCGCGTCCCTGGAGCGGACTGGCGGTGCTGGCCGTGCGGACCGTCACGCGGTTTGCCGCGGGCTGCGCGGGCGCTGCGCCGGCATGCGCCACGCGGGGCGGAATGGTCAGCACCGCACCCACCCACACGGCCTTCCCGCCCCGGTACTGCGGGTTGGCGTCCGCGAGCTGCGTCAGCGTGATGCCGTACTTGCGGGCGATCACCGTCAGGTTCTGCCCCTCTGTGACGGTGTGCGCCGTGGCGGGCAGCTTGCGGTCCGGGATGGTCAGCACCCACCCGGCCTGCACGGCGGTGCCGGTCTTCAGGCGGGTGTTCGCGGCGCGGATGGCGGCCATGCCCACGCCGGTGCTCGCGGCAATGCCGCTGAGGGTGTCGCCGGGCTTCACGCGGTACGAGGAATCGGCGCCCGCCCCGCTCCACAGCACGGCCGCCGCCAGCAGCGCCCAGGAATGACGTCTCACAGGGGGAATCATATCTGCTTGTCTGCACGTGCCGTGAGAACCGCGCTCCATACCGCCGCGCTACCCTGCACCCGTGAGCGCCGACCGCCCCGCCTACCGCCCCCCCGACGGGTACCGGCGCCTGCGCCTGACCGCCGCGTGGGACGGCGGCTCCTACGCCGGGTGGCAGGCGCAGCCGGACATGGCCAGTGTGCAGGACACGCTCCACGCTGCCCTTGCCCGATTGACCCCCGGAGCGTTTCGCGCGGTCGCCGCCGGCCGCACCGATGCGGGCGTGCACGCCGAGGCGATGCCCGTGCACGTGGACGTCCCGGCGGCCTTCGGGGTGCCCGTGGACCGGCTGGCCCGCGCGCTGAACGCGCACCTGCCGCCCACCATCGCCGTCCTGCACGCCATGGAGGCGGCGCCGGGCTTCCACGCGCGCTTTTCCTGCACCGGACGCCGGTACGTGTACCGCGTGCTGGCCAGTCCGCAGCGGCACCCGCTGTGGCACGGACGGGCGCTGCACGTGCCGCAGCGGCTGGACGCCCCGGCCATGAACGCTGCCGCCACCCACCTGCTGGGCACGCACGACTTCGCGGCCTTCGCCACGCAGGAGGAACGCCACACGGTGCGCGACCTGCGCGCGCTGCACGTCGTGCCCGGCCCGCTGGTGTGGGAGGTGCACGTGCACGGCGAGAGTTTTCTGCGTCATATGGTGCGTGGCCTGGTCGGCACGCTTCTGCTCGTCGGACTGGGTCGCCTCGAGCCGGACGGCGTCAGAGACATTCTGCGCGGCCTCGACCGCTCCCGTGCCGGCGCAAACGTCCCTGCTCACGGGCTGTACTTCGCCGGTGCGGAGTACGCGGATCTCGGCGACTAGGGGAGCATGACGGGTCGCCCACGGTCCTGCTTCCGCGCCGGAGGGCCTACCGCAGCAGGTCGCCCGCGATGATCACCTTCTGGATCTCGCTGGTGCCCTCGTAGATGCGCAGCAGCCGCTGGTCGCGGTAGAAGCGTTCCACCGGCGAGTCCTTCATGTAGCCCATGCCGCCGGCGACCTGCACGGCCTTGTCCGCCACCTGCGACAGCATCTCGGTGGCGTGGTACTTCGCGACGCTCGCCATGCGCCGCACGTCCTCGCCGTGATCGACCATCCACGCGACTTTCTGCCACAGCACGCGGCTGGTCT is part of the Deinococcus metalli genome and encodes:
- a CDS encoding macro domain-containing protein; protein product: MPLTLMQGDIAAQRADVIVTAANAQLAGGGGVDGVIHRAAGPDLLRAIRALGGTPTGTAVLTPAFGLERQGVRAVVHAVGPIWRGGHAGEADLLAGAYRRSVELAVQAGHHSIAFPAISTGVYGYPLERAADVTLRTLRAAVAEHPELDIRVVLYDRGTLNVFERALVRLDSGPGA
- a CDS encoding endonuclease III domain-containing protein, encoding MTADVALNVARPEPERADLLVWVKNTLRPEYGERPLSPRRDPMHELVSTILSQRTTHADEEAAYHELRGLGDWDAIIAAPVETVAHAIRRSNYPESKAPRIQQALVALRDSPGGYDLDFLRELPVKDALKFLTDLPGVGIKTASLVLLFNYARPVFPVDTHVHRVTTRVGAIPKMGEQAAHRALLKLLPPDPPFLYELHVNLLRHGQRVCSWTAPKCGVCVLRERCDAYAVYDGRVPSWKA
- the fmt gene encoding methionyl-tRNA formyltransferase — translated: MTAPRPTVAFFGSPAFALPVLDAVRAAFEVVLVVAQPDKPVGRGLKLTPPPVAAHAAALGLPLAQPRKLRGNVAFEATLRDCGADVAVTCAYGKILPASLLAVPEYGFLNTHTSLLPAYRGAAPIQWALIGGETVTGTTIMQTDPGMDTGPILLQEELPIDPAWTSVELADALGVQAARLIVDALSRLDALTPTPQDDARATHAPMLVKEDGFVRWTDSAPQIVNRARGVAAWPQTTAFLNGARLKLGGLDAVDGAGTPGEVLHVDDAGLTVAARSGAVRVRTVQPEARRVQPAQVWAQGAGVTPGTRLDVWEPDPT
- the def gene encoding peptide deformylase, with the protein product MSDPAPRVYPLRLYGDPVLRRKAKPLRVTDTLTVPGFGPQEVRQVAQTMLETMFEARGVGLAAPQIGLPVRMFVAVEYEDDEEENEGQERPLRSRVLRDFVMINPVLKVIDKKKDKSYQEGCLSIPGIYEEGVARARAVQVSYTDLDGAARVLEADDYLARVFQHETDHLDGVLFLDRLPAEVTEDYRKELLAIQQKSKAFLNELVRREQAHSVEENL
- a CDS encoding tetratricopeptide repeat protein; the protein is MPTARLALLVTAALLLAPAAAAQSTTPAPPDPAATPAPSPDAATAASQARTLAQQARAAYPKGSANIDQTLWKQAAAAAEAAVAAAPQNTEYLRLRAQIYTEVSFWKQAERAWNALFVVQAPTPGGDDVKAAATVQYNLGYSAYTLNQPAQAAAAFKTCLEYDPQNLPCLTWSARTALEGGNYTQATALYDRALALAPADKTLSYFRGLAQGAGRYGPAAVRAFSRAYGDRDNGRKPEALAGFQEAARNAPNFTEAWREAGRLALDLNDAPAALAAFQGAAALPGASAADKYNLALAQEAAQYGLGAVQAFRAAYAKYTAGDKTAAATGFQDAATQNPQYAKAWSWLGRVRYEAKDYPGAVEAYGKAVALDPNDKSSAYYLRLAQAGK
- a CDS encoding NPCBM/NEW2 domain-containing protein, producing the protein MKTRSALPHPALLAPGSALLLTLTACTLNGGRSGSADGFLTSQSMTAGTTVLSSVKPTGRATFGKDRSAGGAGLTVAGVAYPRGLGVSAPSTLEYNLGAQCRSFTAQVGIDDDSGASGAATFKVFVDGRPMFDSGSLRAGASKAVNVNVEGGETLQLVAEGAGGTHADWADAKVDGCVVYQAPIEVMPYGSGTLTITGNYRSDALDVPAIKISTTQPVVIKNCVVAGRGHLISTRMNGEFTVGSNVTVQNCRGYGLNPDERMGVPGRFLHIQAPASLTVQNDFMKGTSGIYIQGGENGTLGRLSIVRNRALNIDGRRSDGKGGWLIPGPSDTQDKFFRVQFVQLNAVRSTPDAEIAWNRVENEPGYSRVEDNISIYESSGTPGHPIRIHHNLIRGAYAYPADLEGYSGGGIITDGCVSRHVDIGNNTVLETSNHGIAIANGEAVAIHDNRVLGTGLLPDGRHAGGADNGIYVRWARNCSQLGVNLNSNTVTGNTVGFGQPTPGRPDQRSDLYIATTSQGKPLAQQSGNTRIAPLDESITRSNPDIITQAVTDWEGLLGSNGVTVGPE